The DNA region TCTACGCTCGGTCTGTACGGATTTGGTCGGATTGGGCAAGAGGTTGCCCGGCGTGCGCGTCCGCTACTCGGTGAGGAAGGACGGCTCTTGGTTTACGATGTTCGTCCAGACATCGCTGAAGTCGCAGCGCAATTCGGTGCAGAGGCTGTTGATACACCGTTGAAACTCTTTGAAGAGAGTGATACCGTCTCGCTACACCTATCGGGCGCGGCTACTGTTGTCGGCTATGAGGAATTCTGCGCCATGAAACCGCATGCGTCCCTCATCAACCCATCGCGCGGGAACCTTGTTGACGATGCAGCCGCCAATCGAGCCGTCAGCGAAAACCGACTCTGGTATTATGTCGTGGACGATCCGGTTAACGGACCGCGGGCGATCCACAAAGACCACCCGCGCATCATCTGTACCAATCACAACGCCGGCATGACTGTTGAATCTGGTATTCGGTTGGATCTTCGGACGATTGGGCAAGTCACAGATGCGATTCAGGGACGCGCACCGGCATACATGCTGAACCCAGAAGTGCTGGAACATCCCAGAGTTAAAGCATTTTGCAAAGACACTTCACAACCTCTGAAACTGTGCCTTTAGTTTTTCTCAAGAAGGAAAAGGAATTCACGGTTCGGCGTTTCAGCATCACTTATCCATTCGTCCGTCCATCGCATACCCGCCATGACGTTCCTTTTGTAGTCAAGCTCAAGGACAGCGAGGAGTTTTCCGTTATTTTGCATGACTTCATTGAGTTGCTCAGCAGTTGCGCGACCGCCAGAACTGTAGGACAGTAGAATCCAACGGGCTTG from Candidatus Poribacteria bacterium includes:
- a CDS encoding DNA methyltransferase, giving the protein LFGKAKRREDTSDRLAASVFEEFRRNGDGRFIAVEAIARLIQETQARWILLSYSSGGRATAEQLNEVMQNNGKLLAVLELDYKRNVMAGMRWTDEWISDAETPNREFLFLLEKN